One segment of Gloeocapsopsis sp. IPPAS B-1203 DNA contains the following:
- the rpmH gene encoding 50S ribosomal protein L34, producing MKRTLEGTNRKRKRTSGFRARMRTPDGQNVIKARRKKGRHRLTV from the coding sequence ATGAAGCGCACTCTAGAAGGAACCAACCGCAAAAGAAAAAGAACATCTGGCTTTCGCGCTCGCATGCGGACTCCAGATGGACAAAACGTGATTAAAGCTCGCAGAAAAAAAGGACGTCATCGGTTAACCGTTTAG
- the rnpA gene encoding ribonuclease P protein component — translation MHSSNRLQSRYDFRAVFREGIRCHGSHLTLRALHKKAKPIVNNSKVEPENFELVPTKIGISISTKVSKRAVVRNRIKRQIRAAFRSLLPQISPGWLLVVIVKPSVVQAKCDYDQFLQELEQLLKEAEVIDGHS, via the coding sequence GTGCATAGCTCAAATAGACTTCAAAGTCGGTACGATTTCCGAGCAGTGTTTCGAGAAGGTATCCGCTGTCATGGATCTCATCTCACACTGAGAGCCTTACACAAAAAAGCTAAACCGATTGTTAATAATTCCAAGGTGGAGCCAGAAAACTTTGAGTTAGTGCCAACTAAAATTGGCATTTCGATTAGTACAAAGGTGAGTAAACGGGCTGTAGTGCGCAATCGGATCAAGCGTCAGATCCGAGCAGCTTTTCGCAGTTTGTTACCTCAGATATCGCCTGGATGGCTATTAGTGGTTATCGTAAAACCTTCAGTTGTGCAAGCTAAGTGCGATTACGATCAATTTCTGCAAGAATTAGAGCAGTTGTTGAAAGAAGCTGAGGTAATCGATGGGCATTCGTGA
- a CDS encoding PH domain-containing protein encodes MGIREEVFFEGGPHTGDLIINLLIGLTLIGLPLSVGAIVRALWLRYRVTNRRITVTGGWQGRDRTDIIYAEIVKIVKVPRGLGMWGDMVLTLRDGSRLELRAVPKFREIYDYINEQVAAKKVGATS; translated from the coding sequence ATGGGCATTCGTGAAGAAGTGTTTTTTGAAGGTGGACCGCATACTGGAGACCTTATTATTAACTTGCTAATTGGATTAACGCTAATCGGTTTACCACTGAGTGTTGGCGCAATTGTCAGAGCCTTGTGGTTACGCTATCGCGTTACAAATCGTAGAATTACAGTAACAGGAGGATGGCAAGGGCGCGATCGCACTGATATTATCTACGCAGAAATTGTCAAGATTGTAAAAGTTCCTCGTGGTCTTGGCATGTGGGGAGATATGGTTCTTACACTTAGAGATGGTAGTCGCTTGGAACTACGTGCAGTTCCAAAGTTTCGCGAGATTTACGACTATATCAACGAGCAAGTAGCTGCCAAGAAAGTTGGTGCAACATCATAG